The window aaaaaaaaactaaaaaataaatactttttacaTTGTCAACAGTTCTATAATATGTATAGTCTGGCTGTAAGAAACGTTTCTCGGTAACTAGATGTTTTAGTAgcaataaatcaaattttgttcacATAAATGAAGAATAGAGAGAAAATATAAATGCTTGTTTCTTTATATACAACCAAAAACtgatcaataaatgtttttccCATTCGGTTTTCATGTGCTTGATATATAGAAGAAACTTTTGGCGAACGCTCGCTCTGAGGAACACGCCTCTGATCAATGGACATTAGCAATTGAGTTTACCAGCTTACCAGTGATGATCTAAAGATGtcactgatttaaaaaaaatttataaataaaattcatcgTACTTTTTATTCTGCTAAAAATCGAGGGTTTATCCTTATTTCCGAAGAGAATAAGAGTTAATGTTTCAATTATTTCCATCAATCCTCGTTTTACTGTGGTTATGATTAAAAACTTAAGTAAGAATTTATATTGACTGAACAActgtaaagaagaaaagattCCAAAGTTGTACCATTATTTGAATGTGTACCGTATCCATAATCCATCTTGAATATAATGTGAGCGTCAATTACTGGCTACTGACTTGTTGGGTTGTTTATGGTATTCTTCTTCAAGGGTCTTAATCTAGTAAAGCGATATTAGAGTATCCAGTAAATAATTTATTGGGAATGTATTAATGTAATAAATACCTTTGATGTCAcaagtatcaatattttttttcttattacttTTTATCAAATCCTCTGGGTTTTCATTAATTCCCGAACCTATCATTGATTAATATCagatttttacttaaatttcCAAAACAAATAAGTAACAAACCTCGTTAATTATAATTAAAGGAAAGaaatgcaaaaaatgttttatttactatAATACATGctatatatacattaatgtACATATTCACTTTGGCAGAAATATCAATCACATTTGGCGTTTCAACCAATGTTAAAACATAGCTTTATTACATTGTTAATTacttattgataaaaataaacttcATGTTGGCTATtagataattataaaattattattatttatctgtcttctacaaaacaaaaaatataattcatattaaatgaagatattgaatctaatatttacgaaatatatacatttgttgGATCGGTTGGGCATTGCGTGACAGATTAAAATCTAATGTTTCCTTTTATATCTTCAGCAGAGAAAAAGGCGtttttataatcaaaatgtttacaggtgaaaaacaaaagacaaaagGAGAAAAAGTACACTTATATGGATAAACGGAGATAACTTTTGAGAATGTGAAAGTTGTTTGCTTCCTGCATTCAATATCTTATTCAATATTTTCGTTGCTCCAGATTTTAGATGCCTTCCTTTCGTAATGTTGGCGCCAATGATAACATACTGTTCTTCTGAATTATCGTACGAAGGCCACTCAGGAAGTCCGTTGGAGTTTGGATCTCTgcataaatgaaataaaaaatggttttaaaaagtGGTTAAATAAAGAGCTGCAACAAATTGAATATTGCTTACGaccttacaaaaataaaaaaatatcatatattcttaCACTATGTATTGTTTTGCATCTCAGTGAAACTAGTAAGTTTTACACAAAAAAACTCCGATGCGTATTGCCTTCCCCATACTTCTTATAGTGAAGTTTGAACCATTActaatatttaaacttttactCCGATCTAGCAAGCCAGTGAATTTTTAAGGGAGGGGGAGGGAGTCCAATACTTAACCTCTGTACGAACACAAACACCACAGTATGGGGACTTTCAAAGTACATTATACCACGTGCGACATTCATTTTAGCTCCGTTATCTTGAAAAGATCTcgaaatattgaaagaaactttaatttttttccattaataGATTTGAAAATCtaacttttttatgaaaaatgaaagaaaaaaatacagatgatatttttttttcaaaaacattaaaataagtaGATCTTggattattatcattttttacattcatctgtattaatttatattttgaatatctttttaaaagaaattatacaTCAAGATTTTAAGACCCCCCCCTTTCCTGATAGCAAGTGGaggaattttgtttgtttgctaaTTATATGCAACTGAGTTTCatctaaaaatataacaatcCAAGCAAAGAGGTATGTTATAGTATTTGTGcaatataatttaaattcaataagtACTTAAATGTCATATCCTGGATTATCCTACAGTAGATTAATGTACACGTGTTTCAAAACGACTCCTGTAAAACCTGGATAGTATATTTGTATGCGACTAATGTCAGTGCtcgttaaagctgacatgaattcataaaagcatttggtatATACTGTggtatataccggttgagaaagttacggtcggttgctttccgatcgaggcattcacgttgcacggacttctaaatgcatgaactatacattgtagtaaaatgtagtaataaagaataaataaaacagcaatcaatgaaatacaatatatatttattctttgaaaggattCCAAGATATCCGTATcttgcacagacagtgctgccttacttcgcatccatatcgaacacgtgtgtcgttcatacagagtgcataacgtctgcatcttcttgaaaaccccggtgacactacatccaacacagtagctaaatgatagtaaatccaagaaagtaacaacgtttccatccgttcctGCAAAAACTCCCCGTTTATGaaatccatgcgataattgacatagctcgatctgccacagttagtggtttgcgcatgtgcaatgTTATAACATCCACAGGAAAAcagtctacaattatcgaggaatttttgaagtatctgcgcctggatttcagtctgtatTGTTTCGTCATTTATTGGATATAtattgccagtgcagtggttgtcatattatttttgttcaaaacgcgtttttacaagtctttttgtccaaggtaacgtgttcgggtgtatgaaagtcctgaatgcggtgaagcatgacgagggctctcggccttatatagggggtgatTAGCGATgaacagaacaatagaaatcgacaactaatatggcagtagtcggagataaaagggaaataatgcgtatttatgaattcatgtcagctttaagtacTGTATAAACATAAATAGCTTTCAAATCTTTTCTCCACTAAAACCTAAGGCAAATTCATTGATACCCTATAAGCCAAGGAATTTGGTAAATTGCGAACGGAACACAGTCGTACAATTTCTTTTAAGCTCTACTGAGAGAAATTAATAGGCATCAAATGATTAAGGCAAAATGTGCAGGTAAACTTTTATATTCAGGATATTTATAGCTTTTATtccataaaacaaaatgaattcagAAAAAGTTAACTGCAGTCAAGTTTTGCCATATATGTTAAACCATTTGTTATACAAGCTATGCAGATATACTTACCCAAACTTGGCAAAATTAGTCCAATACTGAATAAAATCCATTGACAACCTGTCCACAGCAGCAAGatctattgttttcaatttctccTCTGGAATGTGATCCCGTGAAATGATAAACAATAGATGTAATTCATCTCCGTGTCCTGCCCCCTTTAACCAAGACGGAAGAAGTTCTCTTGGAAGGAGAGGAAATGGAGAGGGTTGGGTAAAAAGATACTGGAAGGTCTTGGTATTTTCCTTGTTGTTTGCGTGAATGGATAACATGATGTTGCTCGGAGCAATAAACCACGAGTCACCATAAAACTCGAACACTTTGTTACTCTGTTCATCAACGTCTTCAGCTGTGTAATAGTCACATATTTCTTGCGTCAGAGAGGGAATGTTACCAGCACCTGTTTGAACGAACATGGGAGCCAAAACTTGACATAAAACGCTTTTAGGGACAGCCTCGGTTGCGctgacatttaattttgttaacacattTTGAGGTATATTAAAAAACCCTACGTTTCCTTCACCATCCGTTGTACCAGACATAAAATCAATGCTCCTAAAGAATTGATAGATTCTACCGTCCCAATTCTCAGGGTATGCCAAATCTGTCTTAATCAAATAGCCATCGACAGTTGGAGTCATGCTTCCTATCTCGGCTGTAATATTATCCGGGTTTACAAACTCTGTTAAAGTAACTGCTTCTGTTATATTTTCTGCTGGTAGGTTTTGAAGACAGGACAACGTTTCTGATACTCTTTCTCGTTTACAATTCGTATTCTTCAACAATACTTCATTTGTTTTTTCCTCAGCTATTTTCCCTGCTATTGCAAAGAAAGAAACCGCTCCACTTTGGGAAATAGCTCTTTGAAAGAGTCCATCATTAGAGTGAATCAGCGCTAGAAGACTTACACTCATTCCACCTGCCGACTGTCCAAATATTGTTATCGATTTAGGATTTCCCCCAAAAGCTGCAATATTTTTCTGAATCCAGCGAAGTGCTTCAACTTGATCCCAGAGACCATAATTTCCGGGCGCCAAAGGGTCATGTAAGTTCAAAAATCCGAAAAGTCCTAATCTATAGTTAATGGTTACAACAATGACATTACCTCCCAAAACAATTTTCTGAGGTTTGTACTGACTTGCTCCACCAAAGACAAATCCACCGCCATGAATCCAAACCATTACTGATAATTGATTGTcctttgaaatttttccaggCACATAGACATTGAGATACAGACAATCTTCGTCGTTTTGTAATGTATCAAATCCCGGAGTTGGACTTATTACCTGAGGACACTGAGGACCATTTATATCTCTTATTCCTTTCATGTCTATCCATTCTCTGATTGGTCTTGTTTTTTGAAAGCGTAATTCTCCTATTGGAGGCTCAGCGTATGGAATTTTGATGAATCTGTATACTTGTCCACTTTCGTAGTTTTCTTCATAGCCCCTCACCCACCCTGATGGGGTTTTGACGTCTGTGATATTTAAAGTACGTGTTCCTCTAACCAAAAGAAATGTAATAAGTGCTATGAGCGAAATCGGATCCTTTCTCATTTTGTacgtctgaaaaaaatatttacaacacaataaCTGTAAGGCCAATTTTTACAAAAGCCTGTGAAGGagtattgatacatgtacatcaaatttctattttgattaattaaaacCTGCTGagaattttggaaaaaaacctttaaaatatgatattgcattgtTGCTACCGCTATGTATATGTTATTCTGTTATTTGTAATTATTTCTTCAATATTGTTTTTTGATCCGAGAGATTTCTGATATAATTACACCATATCTTAGTAAAGAGAtctgtataattatatgatgTTGCAAAAGGTTCCAGGCATGGGGTattgctaaatgtaatggtaatgcattgcaatgcattacatgttttcaaagtaatgctagtaatgtgtaatgctaatgtaatgcattactttccaaaatctagtgtaatgctggcattacatggcattactttgcactactatgcatatttatgcatgttcactttaagaaaatgtgatgaataaatgaatagttgaaattgaatttgattaaatttatttttaaagaagaaagaaataattctaattaagaaaaaaatgttctaattgtacatgttttattaaaaaaggttttttaaaactttttttgaattgtttatattactaaagataacagcacaatttcataacatttataAGAGTGTTggtattaagagtttttaatcatttaaacaatttactccaattagtttgcacttcaataagaaatgtgtcaacaatacactatgcccccaggataatctaagtatcaaaacaatctattgttataagaagtgctaaacaccccaatccccttcccttcgctatgtcacaatagaatagga is drawn from Crassostrea angulata isolate pt1a10 chromosome 5, ASM2561291v2, whole genome shotgun sequence and contains these coding sequences:
- the LOC128184218 gene encoding carboxylesterase 1C-like, translating into MRKDPISLIALITFLLVRGTRTLNITDVKTPSGWVRGYEENYESGQVYRFIKIPYAEPPIGELRFQKTRPIREWIDMKGIRDINGPQCPQVISPTPGFDTLQNDEDCLYLNVYVPGKISKDNQLSVMVWIHGGGFVFGGASQYKPQKIVLGGNVIVVTINYRLGLFGFLNLHDPLAPGNYGLWDQVEALRWIQKNIAAFGGNPKSITIFGQSAGGMSVSLLALIHSNDGLFQRAISQSGAVSFFAIAGKIAEEKTNEVLLKNTNCKRERVSETLSCLQNLPAENITEAVTLTEFVNPDNITAEIGSMTPTVDGYLIKTDLAYPENWDGRIYQFFRSIDFMSGTTDGEGNVGFFNIPQNVLTKLNVSATEAVPKSVLCQVLAPMFVQTGAGNIPSLTQEICDYYTAEDVDEQSNKVFEFYGDSWFIAPSNIMLSIHANNKENTKTFQYLFTQPSPFPLLPRELLPSWLKGAGHGDELHLLFIISRDHIPEEKLKTIDLAAVDRLSMDFIQYWTNFAKFGDPNSNGLPEWPSYDNSEEQYVIIGANITKGRHLKSGATKILNKILNAGSKQLSHSQKLSPFIHISVLFLLLSFVFHL